GCTGGGACAGGATTGCACCCAAAGCACAGCACAGCTCTATCCTCACCCAAACATGGAGCAGCTATAGtgcaggaggggctgggggagagcaCGCACTGTTACCCCTCCAACCCCAAATGCCAGAAACGGCTCAGCGGCCTACTCCTCTAGGCCAGGAACAAGGCTAGGAAGAAGGCTACGGCAGACTTCCGCTGTTCCATCACCCCCTGACCCCCTCCCAACACACCTAAGTTGGGagcacttacctctctggacttcaGTCGCTACCATGTGTGATCAGCCTCAGCCATCAAGGATTTTCATGACTGGGaccctcctttcccaccccctcccagctcaTCATTGGCTGTTGGGGGgtcatatgatcatatcactcgataaatttgtaattgtttgaaaatatttaaGATCAATTAATGAACTGTTTAATTAATTatggtgaaacccttccagggccatcacaaaaccccagaGTGTTGCAAAATCCAGGCTTAACTGAACATGAAATTTGAACTCCCACAGGAATGCCATTGATCTGGTGCCTCATTGCCGACTGGTGTGCTTTTGTCATAGTATTGACTGTGTGCACTAGCAGAGATTTGTTCTTCAGGTTCTGGAAAGCAATCAGTGCCAGCCAGTTCATGTGTCCCCATTATAATGGAAGCAGGCCCAAGAAATCAGATCCTGATTCCCAGTACTTTGAATTGATGCGCGAGATCCACTGACCTCTGCTGAGTTTCTTTTACCTCTTCCAACAATTTTTCCCTGCTTCTTTGAATGCAGAAAAACTCTGGCCCCTAAGTAGACACTGTCCCTGGAGGGTGTGAGATGACTTTTAATTTATGATCAGGCAGCCGTGTGCCTGAAGAGGCTGGTTCTTGGACTTGGTGTCCTAACtcacctcctctgccttctgagcCCTGCAGAGCATATCACGGGGGTCAGGGTGAATTCCTTGTGGTTGTACTAGAATTatcaggtagattcaagtgggttgctgtgttggtctgaaggagcacaacaaaatcagagtccagtagcacctttaagaccaacaaagattactTTACCGGTCCTGCTTGGATGAGTCCCTTGGAGTTTGTTATCCCACTGCTCCTATGTATCTCAGGGGCGGGGGTTCTGACCTTCAGCTCCAATCCACTGGCTCCCTGTAGGCCAGGAAGCCTCAGAGACTGTATGGAGCAGGCCACCTTTTGCGATCTCCTCATGGCTGTTTGACCTAGCAGAGCTCTGCTGGGCTTTTCCAGTAAAGATGGGGGCCAGCTGCAAAAATGAACCAAACCCTAAGGTCTGGCAGCATTGACAGAGGCCCATGGCAGTCTCCAATGCCTGCAGCCTCAGGCAGGAGAGGCCTGTCTCAATGGTCTCCCCTTCTTAGACCAGCGATTGGACCCTTTCCTCAAGGCTTTTACATCTTCCATACCAACCAGATAAGAGACTCCAGGGGGCAGATCTCAGCATGGATGCATTAATCCTTTCCTGGACTTCTCCTGTACAGTTAGGGGCTGGCTGTGGAACGACCTGAAGCTTCAGGTCTTCCAGCACTAATAGCAACTTGTACTGCTGTTGGCCAGTTTCCAGTGCTTGGTACCCTAGGCAGGAGAAGCTACAcaaatttgcatagccctgccaGGAGTAAGAGGAGTAATtaggatgactttgccccactgaaggagacaCTAAACCAACAGCACTGTGAATGTGGAAACTGCTGTGAAGAGtgacagaggaaaggaaagttccTGCACTGATATAGGAAATGTTCAACGCCATTTGTAAGTATTATCTCAGTGAAGGCTTCAAGGAGCTCAGTCAGTATTTCAAGGGTTTATTATTCTGAGTTGCCAGTTAGGAACTGGCAAGACAACTGCAGGTTGTTTGTCAGGAACGACAACAGCACAATACTTATTGCCTTCACTGATTTGAAGGATTGTTGTCGGTACTGAGGCACCTAAGCAGCCAATGATGTCTGCCCTGAAATATTCCAGCATAACAGTCTCTATTGAGACTCTATGGCGCTCTGGACTTTTACCTGTTGTTGGTCCCTTCACCTCTTCACCAAAGCCCTGGCTCTCTTTTTTCTTCCTGAGGCACAAGGACACACAAGAATTATTCATATCCCAGGGACACGGAGATAGTTCAGAACTGAGGCCACAagctccctcagcaaaagacaaatGGACAAAGACAGAGTCAAAGTTCAAAACACAATTGTTTCATAAGATGCTTTAAACAGCATCCTGGAAGGAAAAGTTGAACATATAAATCTGCTTTAAGTTAAGTCAACCCAGTTCAGGCAGCAGCTTTCTAGATTCTCAGAACAAGGCTTTTCTCTTTGTTCTTGACTGAACCAGGGAGCTATGCCTGTAAGAACCATGCGATTTAACGCCAAAAACAGGACATTCCAAAAGTTGGTCTGACCAGCAATCCAGACTCTGTAAGGCAAAGCCCTGAAACCCAGCCACAAATTCATAGAATTAGAGAGTTGGATGCTTCCAAGCATATTGACCTcataaccccaccccacccacactaGGCAGTTTTAGTTATTTCAGCACTCACAGCCTGAAGTTCAGCACTGCTCCTGCATTGACCAACAGTGTCctatgcagaaaaagaaaattagagAAGTTACAGTCCACTCACAAAAGAAAAGAGGCATTAATTTTGCTCAACCTTTAACCTGTCCACCCTATCCCAGAATATCCTTAAACCATGAGTTTTATAAAGGGAGAAGAGCTGAAAGGGCACTACTTAGGGGTACTTTCTCCTCCCTACATGTATCTTGGCACCCCCAACTCAGGAATTTTATTCCCCCAAGCCCTGGCATGGCTCCTGCACTTTCCACAGCTGCACATCTTGCCCCCTACACTCTTCAGCATCTGGGGATTATGGTATGAGTCCAGGTATCTGTTCTCTCTCCCCATCCATGAAGGGCACTGATGCACTGGCTGCCAAACagtaacttaattttaaaaagaacgaTCAGGTTGGGAACATGGCTATACAACCTTGAGATGGGAGGGGTCCAAAAGCTCACTACTTCTGCAATGACCTTGTTTTCTTTCCTGTTAACTCATTACAGAATACAATACCAGCTTCATGTCacggttaagaacagtggcttctaatctggacagctgggttagattcctcactcctccccacgcagctctgagtgaccttggactcctcacagtcttgttagagctgtgcTGTCAGAGTAGTTACTCTCACAGctccacctcccccacagggtgtctgttgtgtggagaggattggagaccaattgtaagctgtgttgagactcctttgggtagtgaaaagcagggtatctttTTCTATAATGTGCCAGTcctgtaaaataatttttttaatgagttcttttttctgtttctagTACAGTTATTGTTACCCACGTGGGAAATTTACATACCTGAAAGGCAAACAGAGACTACAGACAGCTGTGATTTAAGGTAAAATTCCAAATACAGTTGCATGCTAttttctagattcaagtgggttgccgtgttggtcacATCAAAAATACAGTAGAACAGcacatttaatttattatttttgtataccaccctccccaaaggctcgggggacagtacaattaactcagtttatagtgatgtggtaacaacataataaacataataaacattGCAGTATGGTAGAATACTAGGAACATTGATTAATTCGTACTGAAGCCCAGTGGGAACTGGTGGGTCAGATCGACCtcagcctggcagaggagctccctttcgcaggccctgcggaactgtttgagctccgtcagggccctgatctcccttgggagctcgttccaccaggtggaggccaggatggagaaagctctggccctggttgaggtcaaacgggcttccttggggccagggaccaccaggaggtgctcacgccttgaataaatctttgttggtcttaaaggtgagctTGGACTCTGTTATACTTTTTTtctatctaaggcaggggtggtcaaactgcggccctccagatgtccatggactacaattcccatgagcccctgccagctgggaattgtagtccatggacatctggagggccacagtttgaccatccctgatcTAAGGTATCTTCGTCAATTGCCATAAAAAGGCATCGCCCAACTACTTGTTTAGGGACAAGGAAACAACCCAGCCTGGCCGCCACCTACTTCAGACCAAACCCTGATgccacaaacaccccccccccccaccccgggcctgcAGCCCCAGCTCCATCCCACGGGACAGCACTGGGGGGGTGGAAACAACAACACCATCGTCCCCCCTCCACTTTTTTTTAGGCGTCCGGTTGCCCAGCAACTccgtccccccttcctcctcctcacccgAAAACCAGCAAGTCCCCCAGCATCCTGCCGCGTCCAGTCCCCGGAACCGGAACTCCCCGCTGGGCAACGCGTCAGCCAATCAGCAGAGGCCTCCCGGCTTCCTCCTCTGAGGCGCCAGGGGGCGCGCGCTCACCGCGGGGCGGGGCTCCGCGCGGGTCACCCGCCACGCCCACTCGGGGCGCCTTCTTGGCGGGGGTCGGGAAAGGAGGGTCCTTCcgaacgctgctgctgctgcgcgtGCGCAGAACGGCCCGGAAAGTGTGTTCGGAAAGCTTCGGGGGCCGGCGCGGAGGAGGCTCTGCAGGGCCCCGGCAGCCCACGCTTGCTAGGGGGCGTGTCCGGGGGCgtgcccttctccctccctccctccccggggcGGTCCCTGCCCGGCTCgcggctttccctccctccctccctcccggaggCGGTGGGCGCgcgtggtggcggcggcggcggcgggcgccaTGGAGCTGCTGGGCGCCCTGGAGGGGGCCGAGCTGGCCGCCGCCTTCGCCCACCTGCCCGTCTTCCCGGTCTTCGACCTGGGCTACTTCGTGGTCTCCCTCCTCTACCTCAAGTACGAGAAAGGTCAGGCCGACCGCAGACCCCGCcgaggggaggggacgggaggggagggagccccAAGGACGGGCAGGcggacgcccccccccctgctgctgggTCCTTCCCCCGCCCGCGCCGGGAGAGCAGGGCTGGAGTCTCCTGGCCGCGCGGGCGGGAGCCGCTGCTGGCCCTCCCCGGCGGAGCCCCCTGACCGCGgccgcgacccccccccccaagggagctCCGGGCTGGACGAGGGGGCCCCGGGGCGGcggagccctgccctgccctgccttgccctgGCCGGGGAAACGGGACGCGGCGGCGCCTCGGGCTTGACGGACGGGCGCAGGTGGCGCGCGCTGGGCCGGGGCGGGCCGGGGCGGCGGAGGGCAAGGggagcgggcgggggggggggcaagccgacGAGGAGGGCCGCGCCGGGCCTGCAGCCTCGCAAGCTGCCCTCCTTGCAGGGTCGGCCCAATGCCGGGGTGCATGCAAAGCGCGGCCCCCTTCGCTGAGTACTTTGCATGTGGGTGTCAAAAAGGCCAATAAAAGGTggcgttttttgttttttactcctGTCCCGCCGGTCTTTGCTCGGTGGTTTTGGCGCCCCCGCCCCTCCATAAGAAGATGTTCTTCCGTCGCAGACTGTGCTGCCCTTGTGGCTTGGTTTCTTTGTTGTAAAGTGAAGCGGACTTTCTCACCTCTGGAACTTTTTAGGAAGGTGTAAAAACCGTCCCCAAAACGttttccaaaatatttatttgttttattatattaatatgccaccactcccagatcGGCTGACTTGTGGTGCCGAACAAcagtacaacaataaaacatataataagGGCAGTATCTGACAatgcaaccccctccctccccccacaactctagcccccaccctcccctctccccagtctGCCGGATCcactgagtgggggggggcacattaaGAGAGGAGGGCAAGATCCTCAACCAAAACCCTCATGGAACCTGCCATTTGTTAACCAACAAATGATTTGACTTTACACAGAGTGAGAGGAGTAGTTGAGATGAGGAATCAAAGTTTTTCCATACAAATCTGTTCTTTGTTACAGGCGTTAGATAGTCTTGGATGTTATTTGTATTTAAGTTTTCTTTGCAAGGTTTTGGTCATGGTGGTTATTTCAAAAcacatctgagttcccctggtttCTGGAAGGCAGGTGCCCTTCTGCTAGGTGCCCCCAAATTGCCCCTACCTGAAAGTGCCAGTTTCCTGAGGAGTTTGTTTCTCTTACACATGTCTAAGGAAATTCTCACACTTGGTTTCCCCTTTTTAATTGGATTGAGACACTCCTCTTCATAGAAGAATTCTCCCCTTACCTTGGGCCTGAATGGGGAGCATTTCCTCCTGCCCAAATACCCTCTGCCAAAATAACCGTCTCAGTCCTCCAGATATGATGTGGATCTGCTTTCAGCTTTTAGTAAAGACTCTGTTCACAGACTAAAGTTCTCCTCAGAGTAGATGTTCAGCTAGGGCACAGGCAAATTCTGTCCATATGCACTTTGCGTCCCTCCCAGAATTCAATTAGATGTTCTTCCCTTCAGCACACAGCTGTTATATTAATTCCCTCTTAGCTGCTAGCCAGGGAGAGGTTTTGGGGCTGCCTGTCACTCAAACTCTTAGTGAGGAACTTTAGCCCTTCACTTGTTTATGTTACAAAGTTtgcgtccaggggcacctttaagaccaacaaagttttattcaaggtgtgtttgatagcagtggtccccaacctttttgtcaccggggaccggtcaatgcttgacaattttactgaggcatagaatcatagagttgggccatacaggccatctagtccaaccccctgctcaatggaggatcagccctaagcatcctaaagcatccaagaaaaatgtgtatccaacctttgcttgaagactgcaagtgagagggagttcaccacctccttaggcagtctattccactgctgagctactctgactgtgaaaatatttttcctgatatctagcctatattgttgtatttgaattttaaacccattactgcgtgtcctctcctctgcagccaacagaatcagcatcctgccctcctccaagtgacaacctttcaaatactcaaagagggctatcatgtcccctctcaacctccttttctccaggctgaacatccccaagtccctcaacctatcttcatagggcttggtcccttggccccagatcatcttcgtcgctctcctctttaccctttcaattttatctacgtccttcttgaagtgaagcctccagaactgcacacagtactccaggtgtggtctgaccagtgccgtatacaatgggactatgacgtcttgtgattttgatgtgatgcccctgttgatacagcccaaaatggcattcgccttttttaccgctgcatcacactgcctgctcatgtttagcttacaatacaCAAataacccaaggtctcgttcacacacagtgttacctagaagcgtatagcccatccagtaggcatgcttctcatttttctgacccagatgcagaactttacacttatctttattaaattgcatcttgttctcatttgcccatttttccattgtgttcagatctcgttgaactctgtctctatcttccggagtatttgccag
The nucleotide sequence above comes from Paroedura picta isolate Pp20150507F chromosome 4, Ppicta_v3.0, whole genome shotgun sequence. Encoded proteins:
- the SMIM7 gene encoding small integral membrane protein 7 produces the protein MLGDLLVFGTLLVNAGAVLNFRLKKKESQGFGEEVKGPTTGDNIREFLLSLRYFRIFIALWNIFMMFCMIVLFGS